A window from Anser cygnoides isolate HZ-2024a breed goose chromosome 1, Taihu_goose_T2T_genome, whole genome shotgun sequence encodes these proteins:
- the RRM1 gene encoding ribonucleoside-diphosphate reductase large subunit: MHVVKRDGRQERVMFDKITSRIQKLCYGLNADFVDPAQITMKVIQGLYSGVTTVELDTLAAETAATLTTKHPDYAILAARIAVSNLHKETKKVFSDVMDDLYNYVNPHNGKHSPMISKETLDIVLANKDRLNSAIIYDRDFSYNYFGFKTLERSYLLKINSKVAERPQHMLMRVSVGIHKNDIDAAIETYNLLSERWFTHASPTLFNAGTNRPQLSSCFLLCMKDDSIEGIYDTLKQCALISKSAGGIGLAVSCIRATGSYIAGTNGNSNGLVPMLRVYNNTARYVDQGGNKRPGAFAIYLEPWHLDIFEFLDLKKNTGKEEQRARDLFFALWIPDLFMKRVETNQDWSLMCPNECPGLDEVWGEEFEKLYESYEKQGRVRRVVKAQQLWYAIIESQTETGTPYMLYKDSCNRKSNQQNLGTIKCSNLCTEIVEYTSKDEVAVCNLASIALNMYVTSEHTYDFKKLAEVTKVIVRNLNKIIDINYYPVPEAERSNRRHRPIGIGVQGLADAFILMRYPFESPEAQRLNQQIFETIYYGALEASCELAEEQGPYETYEGSPVSKGILQYDMWNVTPSDLWDWKALKEKIAKYGVRNSLLISPMPTASTAQILGNNESIEPYTSNIYTRRVLSGEFQVVNPHLLKDLTERGLWNEEMKNQIIAHNGSIQNISEIPDDLKQLYKTVWEISQKTILKMAADRGAFIDQSQSLNIHIAEPNYGKLTSMHFYGWKQGLKTGMYYLRTKPAANPIQFTLNKEKLREREKASKEEEEKERNKAAMVCSLENRDECMMCGS, encoded by the exons ATGCACGTCGTCAAGCGCG ATGGGCGCCAGGAGCGCGTCATGTTTGACAAGATCACGTCGCGCATCCAGAAGCTCTGCTATGGGCTGAACGCTGACTTTGTTGATCCC GCCCAGATCACCATGAAAGTGATTCAAGGGCTGTACAGTGGTGTCACGACAGTGGAACTGGACACACTGGCTGCTGAAACGGCTGCAACCCTGACCACCAAACACCCTGATTACGCTATCCTGGCAGCAAGGATTGCAGTGTCCAATCTGCACAAAGAAACTAAGAAAGTATTCAGTG ATGTGATGGATGACCTTTACAACTACGTAAACCCTCACAATGGGAAGCACTCACCAATGATCTCTAAAGAAACGCTAGACATAGTTCTGGCCAACAAAGAT CGCCTGAATTCTGCTATTATCTATGACAGAGACTTCTCCTACAACTATTTTGGTTTTAAG ACTTTAGAACGCTCCTACTTGCTGAAAATCAACTCAAAAG TTGCCGAGCGTCCTCAACATATGTTGATGAGGGTGTCTGTGGGAATCCACAAAAATGACATTGATGCCGCAATCGAAACTTACAATCTTCTGTCTGAAAGGTGGTTTACCCATGCCTCACCCACGTTATTCAACGCGGGCACCAACCGGCCCCAGCTTTCCAG TTGCTTCCTGCTGTGCATGAAGGATGACAGCATTGAGGGAATCTATGACACTCTCAAACAGTGTGCACTGATCTCAAAGTCTGCTGGTGGGATTGGCCTTGCTGTGAGCTGTATCCGAGCCACGGGCAGCTATATTGCTGGG ACAAATGGAAATTCTAATGGACTTGTTCCAATGCTGAGAGTCTACAACAACACTGCTCGCTACGTGGATCAAGGCGGTAACAAG AGACCTGGAGCTTTTGCCATCTACCTGGAGCCTTGGCATCTGGACATCTTTGAGTTTCTTGACTTAAAGAAGAACACTGGGAAAGAAGAGCAGCGTGCCAGAGACCTTTTCTTTGCCCTCTGGATTCCTGATCTCTTCATGAAGAGAGTTGAAACCAACCAG GACTGGTCGTTAATGTGTCCAAATGAGTGTCCTGGCCTAGATGAGGTGTGGGGAGAGGAATTTGAGAAACTATATGAGAG TTACGAGAAGCAAGGCCGTGTCCGCAGAGTGGTGAAGGCCCAGCAGCTCTGGTACGCCATCATCGAATCCCAGACAGAGACTGGCACACCTTACATGCTGTACAAGGACTCTTGCAACCGGAAGAGCAATCAGCAGAACTTGGGGACCATCAAATGCAGCAATCTGTGTACAGAAATAGTGGAGTATACCAGCAAAGATGAG gttGCAGTTTGTAATTTGGCCTCTATAGCCCTGAATATGTATGTCACTTCAGAGCACACATATGATTTCAAGAAGCTAGCTGAAGTCACTAAAGTTATTGTCCGAAACCTGAACAAAATCATTGATATCAACTACTACCCTGTGCCAGAG GCTGAACGCTCCAACAGACGCCATCGTCCCATTGGCATTGGTGTGCAGGGTCTGGCAGATGCCTTCATTTTGATGAGATACCCCTTTGAAAGTCCGGAGGCCCAGCGCTTGAACCAGCAGATTTTTGAGACCATTTATTATGGTGCTTTGGAAGCCAGCTGTGAACTTGCCGAGGAGCAAGGACCATATGAAACATACGAGGGTTCTCCTGTCAGCAAAGGA attctTCAGTATGACATGTGGAATGTCACCCCGTCTGATCTTTGGGACTGGAAGGCTTTAAAGGAGAAGATTGCTAA GTATGGTGTCAGAAACAGCCTTCTCATTTCTCCCATGCCAACTGCTTCTACTGCTCAGATCTTGGGCAATAACGAATCCATTGAGCCCTACACCAGTAACATCTACACGCGCAGAGTCCTTTCAGGAGAGTTTCAG GTTGTGAATCCGCACTTGTTGAAAGATCTCACAGAGAGGGGCCTGTGGAATGAGGAGATGAAAAACCAAATCATCGCCCACAATGGCTCTATCCAG AATATATCTGAGATTCCTGATGACTTGAAGCAACTCTATAAGACAGTGTGGGAGATCTCCCAGAAAACTATCCTCAAGATGGCAGCAGACCGAGGAGCTTTCATTGATCAGAGCCAGTCTCTCAACATCCACATCGCAGAACCCAACTATGGCAAACTGACCAGCATGCATTTCTATGGGTGGAAACAG GGTCTGAAGACGGGCATGTACTACCTAAGGACAAAGCCAGCTGCTAACCCCATCCAGTTCACGTTGAACAAAGAGAAGCTCAGGGAGCGGGAGAAGGCCTccaaggaagaggaagagaaggaaaggaataaaGCAGCCATGGTGTGCTCCCTGGAGAACCGGGATGAGTGTATGATGTGTGGCTCCTAA